In bacterium, the genomic stretch ACGGATTTTGCGGCGCCATGAGGATTTTTTTCAGCGTCTCGGACATGGCGGGCTGATCCACATCCAGCAATACATCCGGCTGAACCCCGGCCTCGGCCTGTACGATCCGGCCTTTGGGGGTCCGGTAACTTTTGGCGCCGCCTTCATCGTTCCTGATTTTCTGCAGCGAGCGGCCCAGAGGCGTGAAATAGACCGCGGTGGTCAGCAACAGCGCCGAACCATCCTGAAAGGTGTATTCGGTCTGCACCGAGCCTTTGCCGAAGGTGGGACGGCCGACGATGAGAGCACGGTCCCATTCCTGCAGCGCGGCGGCGAGAATTTCCGAATCGCTGGCCGAGCCTTCGTTGACCAGAACGATCATGGGCAGAGGCGGATATTTTCGGTTGTGAGTGGAAACATGCCGGGAAAAAGACTCTGCAGTGCGGCCGGCGGTGCTGACGATCACCCGGTCGGGACGGAGAAAACGATCGGCGGTCTGCACTGCGCTGAGCAGCAGGCCGCCCGGATTATCACGCAGATCCAGCAGCAGGCTTTTCGGCGCCTGCCGGCCCAATTCCGTCATGGTACGGTCCAGTTCAGCAGCGGTGGCTTCTGTGAAGCGGGTGATTTTAACATAGCCGGTGGAGTCGGTGATCATAAAGGCAGCGGCGATGCTGGGGAGCACCAAATGACGTTTCATCAACTCTACGGTTATGAGGCCGGCGCCGGCCCGCTCGATGTGCAACTGTACGCTGGGCCGGCTGTCGTCCTGCAGAATGGCATCGAGGTCAGCGGAATCGAGGAATTCGACCATTTTTCCATCCAGGCGCACGATCTGGTCGCCGGTGCGCACGCCTTTTTCCGCAGCCGGGCTGTTGTTCAGCACTGAGGTGACCACCAGCCTGCCGGATTGCACCCGGTAATTCAGGCCGACGCCCGAATAGCCCTGGGAGCGCCGTTTCCAGGCGTTGAATTCCGCAGCGGGCAGATAGCTGGAATAGGGATCCAGATCCGACACCAGTCCTTTGATGGCCTGTTCCATTAACGCATTAGGATCGCGTTCTGTAATATAAAAACGTTCAATCTTTTCCAACACCATAGTGAAAATAACCATTTTATTGATCGCGGTCTGGCCTGCGCGCAGAATCCGCCCCGGCCCCACCGCGATGATGCCGAGCAGAACCAGGACAGCCATCAGTCGTCCGGTCCGAAAGTTGTTTTTTCCGCCGCCCTTGTACAAAATAATCCACCTTACCCTATAAAGAATAAAAATTTCTTGACATTTTCGCTCTTTAGAAGTAACTTAGACGACCTATGAATTTAAAGAACGTTTCTGTTAAATTCAATCGCTTTCTCACGCCATCGTGCGGTTTTACGATTTAAATGGATACCACCCTTACCGGAATATAACTCTACAGGCTCAAATTTGTCGTCGCTCATATCACATTTTGTCAAAACAGCAAACAAAATGCCGGAGCAGATCGCCCTGGTGTTCGGCGATCAAAAAGTAGAATATGGACGTTTGTTGGAGGCGGTCAAACGCCTCGCAGCGGGGCTGCGCTCCTTGGGGGTCTCTCAGGGCGACCGTGTCGCCGTCATGCTGCCCAACCTGCCTCACTTTCCCATCAGTTATTATGCCGCCCTCTACCTCGGTGCTGTACCCGTACCGCTCGACATCATGAGCCAGGAAAAATCCCTGGCCTACTATTTGAAGCAGAGCGGAGCCAAAACCATCATCTCATGGACCGGCTTTTTGCCGCATATCCTGGAGGCGGTCAAAGAAAGTCCGGACTGCGGGCAGGTGATCATCCTGGGCGACAGAATGCCCGC encodes the following:
- a CDS encoding S41 family peptidase, with protein sequence MAVLVLLGIIAVGPGRILRAGQTAINKMVIFTMVLEKIERFYITERDPNALMEQAIKGLVSDLDPYSSYLPAAEFNAWKRRSQGYSGVGLNYRVQSGRLVVTSVLNNSPAAEKGVRTGDQIVRLDGKMVEFLDSADLDAILQDDSRPSVQLHIERAGAGLITVELMKRHLVLPSIAAAFMITDSTGYVKITRFTEATAAELDRTMTELGRQAPKSLLLDLRDNPGGLLLSAVQTADRFLRPDRVIVSTAGRTAESFSRHVSTHNRKYPPLPMIVLVNEGSASDSEILAAALQEWDRALIVGRPTFGKGSVQTEYTFQDGSALLLTTAVYFTPLGRSLQKIRNDEGGAKSYRTPKGRIVQAEAGVQPDVLLDVDQPAMSETLKKILMAPQNPLLRFVESRSSTQISSTALSFCRHYAVSETMLQSFYDAMKREGFAFSSRDRRQNDQLVRFMLKREIAGVNWGEEGRAMVTAFSDQQVHKSLSYLNKARALTF